In one window of Kosmotoga pacifica DNA:
- a CDS encoding ABC transporter ATP-binding protein — MKFGGLVAVNDFNNYVREGEILGLIGPNGAGKTTVFNVVTGVYYPTEGRVFFNGLDITQLKPHHITHLGISRTFQNIRLFQDMTVLENVMVAQHHELATKDAEKYLQKIGRNKYGASNFWFWKSVLKLGYMKKEKEIKDKAYSILKKLGLEKLADEKASSLPYGEQRLLEIARALATDAQLLLLDEPAAGMNPSESQQLVQLIKWIRDEFKVTVFLIEHDMKVVMGLCERILVMDYGVLIAEGAPEEIQRNEKVIEAYLGEEWSHVAK, encoded by the coding sequence ATGAAGTTCGGAGGTTTGGTGGCTGTCAACGATTTTAACAACTATGTCAGAGAAGGCGAAATACTCGGTCTTATAGGTCCAAACGGTGCTGGAAAGACCACAGTCTTTAATGTTGTCACCGGTGTTTATTACCCTACCGAGGGCAGAGTTTTTTTCAATGGTCTTGATATCACTCAGTTGAAGCCCCACCACATTACTCACCTCGGGATATCAAGGACCTTCCAGAACATAAGGCTTTTTCAGGATATGACAGTATTAGAAAACGTAATGGTTGCACAACATCATGAGCTGGCAACGAAAGATGCGGAGAAATATCTCCAGAAAATAGGAAGAAATAAGTATGGTGCCAGCAATTTTTGGTTCTGGAAGAGTGTCCTCAAACTTGGATATATGAAGAAAGAGAAAGAGATAAAAGACAAAGCATACAGCATACTGAAAAAGCTGGGGCTTGAAAAGCTGGCTGATGAAAAAGCCAGTTCCCTCCCTTACGGGGAGCAGAGATTGCTGGAAATTGCCAGGGCGTTAGCTACTGATGCGCAACTGCTTTTGCTCGATGAACCTGCAGCCGGTATGAATCCCTCTGAGAGCCAACAACTCGTCCAGCTTATTAAGTGGATAAGAGATGAATTTAAAGTCACTGTTTTCCTCATTGAACATGATATGAAAGTGGTCATGGGGCTTTGTGAGAGAATACTCGTGATGGACTACGGTGTCCTCATCGCTGAAGGCGCACCTGAAGAAATCCAGCGAAATGAAAAGGTTATAGAGGCTTACCTTGGAGAGGAGTGGTCTCATGTCGCAAAATGA
- a CDS encoding ABC transporter ATP-binding protein: MSQNDDVILKIEGLKVNYGAIKAIKGIDLQVPKGKIVTMIGANGAGKTTTLSVISGLVKAASGKIFFEGTDITNHNPHVINKMGISLVPEGRRVFSNLTVRENLLMGAYNRKGDSVEEDLEWVFELFPRLKERINQLANTLSGGEQQMLAVSRALMSRPKLMMMDEPSLGLAPMLVKEVFEVIQKINGEGTTILLIEQDAAVALKTSHYGYVLETGRITLHGPSQELLQNDEVRKAYLGL, encoded by the coding sequence ATGTCGCAAAATGACGATGTAATTCTCAAAATCGAAGGGCTAAAGGTTAATTATGGGGCCATAAAAGCGATCAAGGGAATAGACCTTCAGGTACCAAAAGGAAAGATCGTGACGATGATCGGAGCAAACGGTGCCGGAAAGACCACAACGCTTTCAGTGATAAGTGGGCTTGTCAAAGCTGCCAGTGGAAAAATTTTTTTTGAGGGTACGGACATAACAAACCACAATCCCCACGTTATAAACAAGATGGGTATATCCCTAGTACCTGAAGGAAGGAGGGTTTTCTCTAACCTCACTGTTAGAGAGAACCTCTTGATGGGAGCTTACAACAGAAAAGGCGATAGTGTTGAAGAGGATTTAGAATGGGTTTTTGAGCTTTTTCCGAGATTGAAGGAGCGAATAAACCAACTGGCTAATACTCTTTCCGGTGGCGAACAACAAATGCTCGCAGTGAGCAGGGCACTCATGTCAAGACCAAAGCTTATGATGATGGACGAACCTTCTTTGGGACTGGCACCCATGCTTGTCAAGGAAGTGTTCGAGGTCATTCAAAAAATAAACGGCGAAGGAACCACCATTCTTCTGATCGAACAGGACGCCGCGGTGGCCCTGAAGACTTCACACTATGGCTATGTTCTTGAAACCGGAAGGATAACTCTCCATGGACCATCGCAGGAATTGCTACAAAACGACGAAGTGAGGAAGGCATACCTCGGACTTTAG